The sequence ATGCGGACCATATCGTCAAGTATGACGTGACGCTCGATAGCAACGGCCAAGTTGATTCCATTGCGCTCATGGATTCCAGCGTCGGCGATGAAGAGCTGGAGCAATGCATGGCGGCTGCGATCCGCTCGCTGACCCATTACGATCTTCTGCGCACCCGCTCGGAGAATTTCGATCGCGAGCTTGCACAGCCGGAATCGCGCACGCTGCTGGGCACTCCGGCCATACCGCTCGCGGTTTGCGTTGCGTCGCCACCTTGTTTGCTCACGCTGACGCTCCTCATGGGTGCTGTCGCGCTCAATGTGCAGCTCATCGTGCACGCGGCGACGGCCAAACCGACGACGACGACGACGGCCCCGCCGATCTCGATTCCGATTGCCGTGCCCACGACGCGTTACCCCAGCCAGACGTGTGAGGATAAGCGGCTCAATGAACTAGAGGCCGCGAAGAAGGCGGTTTGTCCACCGGCTCGTCCTCTGCCTGGGCAGCCCTGCAAGCCACGCGAGAAGGGCGTCACGCTTCTGCCGCAGTGCCCCTGTTCGCTCATCCGCGCTCGGATCGCAGCGTCGAAGGTGTGCATCGCGGCTCGACAGAAGGTGATGGATGAATGCTTCAAGAACGCAACCGATGCAGCCGCTAAAGGGCATGCCGAACAAATCCAAAATCTCATCAACGGCAGCACGTTGTGTGAGGCGCTCGAGGCGGTCAATTGCGCGCCTGGACATCCAATGTCAGGACTGTAGCCATGAGCGCCGAACTCCACCGCGCGATCGATAACCACGACCTCGACACCCTTGCCCGGCTGCTCGCAGCCGGACATGACCCCGACGAACTCGGGGAAGGTTGGGCACCCCTTCACAACGCCATGGGAGATCTTGAAGCCGTCGCGCTGCTTCTGCGGCATGGGGCCAACCCGAATGTTTGGGACAGAGATCGCTATGTAACACCGCTCCTAACGGCCCTTTTTGGCGGGTACCGGGACGCCGCGCTCATGCTTCTGGCCGCGGGTGCCGACCCGAACGTCAAGAACTGCGTGGGCGATTTTCCGCTGCTGATGTGCGCGGAGCGAGGGGACCTGAAAATGGCCGCGACACTTCTGCGTGCAGGGGCGACAAAGACAATGGAGGAGTCTGGGGGCTGCGGGGCGGGCATGAAGGCCCTCGGCTATGCGGCGTTTCGCCTCGACATCGAGATGATCCGGCTGCTGCTCGCCTGGGGAGCTTCCATCACCATGCAAGACGTCGATCGTCGCCTTCCCCTGGACCTGCTCCCCGAGCGCACGGCGGAAAACGCCGAGAAGTACGACCTCGCCCTCGAGTTGCTATCGCCAAAGCCTTGAACGCCCACGGGCACCATGAAATACAAATACATGAGCGGTATTGAAGTGATGGAAGGAGACGCCGTTATGGTCCACCACCATCGTGAACCCGCTGAAGGCGTCGTTCTCCATGTGCTCCTTCCCAACTCACCGGAGGCTGAAGCCTGGGGAGTGCCTGAGGGTGGCGTCATGATTGAAGGAGGTGGCCTGGGTCTCTTCGCCACCCACTATCTGGAAGACGACGAAGATATCGTCTTTGTGCGTCGCGGGGGCAGCGAACCATGATCGCGCCCGGTCATCCCACCTTGGGAAAGGTGCCAACCACCTTGGAGGCCTCCTCCAAGGTGCCAACCACTTTGGAGGCCTCCTCCAAGGTGCCAACCACTTTGGAGGCCTCCTCCGTTCTCAGTTGATCCCGCAGGTGATCTTGTTGTCCGCCTCGTCTTTGTTGTTTCCGTCGTTGCACTCCGCAATGACGTTGGCCTGATCGACGATGGCGTAGAGCAGCACGAGTAAGCCTGGGGGGAACTTCGATATTTGTGGGTTCAGCATGATGCTTTGGCCGGGATCCAGCGGCCCCGCGATCGTTTCCTCGTGAATCGCCGTGCCACCCGCGTTAGGATCGCCCGCGTAGTAACGCACGACGATGTTGCTCGCGGGCGCCGACCCGTCGTTGTAGACCGTCGTGAGCACCGTGGGCATCGGGCACGACCCGTCGGACGCCAGACCCAAGTCGACACGCAAATCCGGCCCGACTTCGCCCGGCATGACCGGCGCAACGAGCTCATTGTTGTCCTCGTTGCATTCGCGCTGCACGTTGGTATCGTCGACGACCGCCCGAACCGTGGCAGGCAGCACGCCGGGGGAATTGTTCGCAGAATCGTAGCTGACCGTCAGCAGAATCGAATCCCCCGGATCGATGTTGGTCGAAAGCGTCGTCGTGAGCGGCGTTTGCATATTGTCCGCATAGAGCGCTTCATTGGGCATACCGCCCGCCCATTCGCCATAGAACGCGATCACGACCCCGGGGCCGACGCGTTCGTCGCCGTCGTTGCGAATTTCGACGGTAATGTCGAGCTTCTTCGAAAGCTGCCCGCACGCCGCATCGGGCGACGACACTTGAATGGCCGAGACGCGCAAGTCCGGGGCGACTCCATAGGCTCGTGGATTCGATCGATACGTGTTGTATTGGCGCCCATTGTAGGGCTTCCAGCTCTCGGGCTCCTTGACCGGAATCGCGCCGCTTTCGAGCACGTTCGTCACGTGATACGCGTGCTGATTCCACATTCGACGCGCAGAAACCCACGTGTCGCTCGCGTCACCCCAGACGGCGATGCCGTTGGGATGGTTGATGCCCACCGAGCAAGTGCTCGCATCGTTATTCGAGCACAATACGATTTCCGCATTTCCGTCGTTGTCGACGTCGGCGACCACGGGGTTCTCCGTGCGCGTACGGCTCGGCGAATTGCCTTTGAACAGCACTTGCGAAGTCGTCCCGTCATAGATGCGGAACCAACATTCGTCGTTGTAAATGACCTCCGCAGCGCCGTCGCCATTGAAGTCGAATACGCTGGACGACGTGACGCGGCTCGAATCGTCTTCGGTGACGCGCATCCACCCGTTGTGCAAACACGTGCATTCAGCCTTGATTTTGTTGCACACCGCGCCCGCATTGCAATCGGCGTCTTGCGTGCACGTTGCGCCCGGACTGCGTACCGGGTTGCCCTGATTGCCCATCATGGAGTCGTTGAAAGCGGTCGGCCAAGCAGGGCAATTCATCGAAGGATCTTGCAAATCGATCATCATGTACCGCAGACCGAACGCCGTTCCAATTTCGGGGAACCCATCGCCGTCGAAATCATCGACGTTCGGTGCACCGCCATTGGTTCCCGCATTGAGGTTGATGAAGCGCTGCTGAACGCCAGTTTCACCGTTGTAAATGGCCAGATACCCGTTCGAGATGAGCACCACTTCGGGTTTGCCATCGAGCGGATTTTGCGGCCCGGGGGCCATCGATTGGTCCGTTCCGAGCATGTCGACGATGGCACAATACCCATCCCGCTGCGCATTGGGCACCTTCACCGTGCCATTGACGGTTTGTCCATCCCAAACCATCGTCAACCTGCCATTACAAAAATCGCTTGGATCCCCGGCCATGCAATCGGCGCGTTTCGTGACGCCCGCAGGAGGCGTGGGAAATGTATAGACGGTCGTGCCCGCAATGATTTCTTGCCCGCTGTCGCCCACGAGGTTCGCGACGCATGAAATAGGGCCCAAGGTACTGGTGCCATTGGGAACGCCCGTACCAGAGAACTTGTCGAGCAATACGAGCTTCCCCGTCGCCATGTCTTTGTCGAACGTAAACGCATGCTTACCGACGACCACTTCGGCAAATCCCTTGCCATCCAAGTTTGCAATGGAAATTGCGGGGCCGTTGTGACCTCCGCTCAACCATTGATTGTCCGCGCGCATGATCTGGTTGCCCTGGTTGTCCAATATGAAAAATCCCAGAATTTCGCTCGGTACGACGATTTCGGGCACGCCGTCACCATCGATGTCGCCCACGGCGGGAGATGCCGTGGAATTCCCAATCGCATTGGCGCACGTGTATGCCATGTTGAGCGGATCGCCTTCATGCCACACGGCAGGCCCTGCAAACGCAAAGTAATCCTTGCCCTTGTTCGGCCCGCCGCCATGAATGGCCCGAACGATGCCATTCGTCGCCGCATCCGTGCCGCAATACGTCATGAATATGATCTCGGCAAAATCGAGCTCGTTGATGAGACCATCTCCGTTGTCGTCATCCAGGTTCGCGACGAGCGGCGTCATGCTGACTTGCGCCGACACCGGGAACGGAGCATTCACGGCATTGTTGGCCGGCGACCCGGATCCCGTTCCGCCCCATTGAATTTCCTTCGTGGGCAAGACTTGAGAAAACGGCACCGCCGGAAGCGTACACGTGGGCGCTTTGCCCGTGCCAGTGCATTCACCCGCTTCGCACACCGTATTCGAAGGACAATCCCAATCGTCTTCGCACGGACAAATCGAATGACCAGGGCTCTCGTTCGTACACATGCTCGGGAAGTACGAAGTGCTCCCGCAAGTGTATTGCTCTACTTGTCCACCGCCATTCGCATTGCACTCGTAAAGCACCTCCCCAATGCAAGTCGTCGCGCCAGGCGCGCAGATGTCATTGACGCAAACCGTACCATTGCAATACTGATTCGTCGCGCATTGGATGTCCATCGTGCACGAATTGTCCTTGCAAATCGCGCCGCCGCCCGGCGTCGTCTCGCAAATCTCCGTGCCGCTGCACATGAGCCATTGGCAAGTATTGTTCACGCACGTCGCAACACCGCCTTGCACTTCGCAATGTTGATCGGGATTGCACGCGACGCCGGCGCATATATCGCCGCTCCCGCCACCTCCGCCGGATCCACCGGTGCCGCCCGAACCGCCGACGAAGATGTTACCTGCATCGCCCCCCATTCCGCCAGAGCCAGCCATACCGGCTTCGCCCGCAGAACCCCCTGCCCCACCGCTGGTCGATCCGGGGGTTTGGGTCGTGCCATCCCCGCAACCGGTGACCCAGCCAAGAACACCACATATTCCGAGCCCAACAAGTGAAATTTTGGATTTCCGCATGCAAGCACGGTATCAAAGTTCCAAAGCGTTGAAAAGCCCCGCTATACGCATGCTCTCGAACAATTCCCCTTGACGCCGTTTGCGTCTCGTGTGTCGCAAGGTCGAAGGCGCACGGGCCATCGAACCGCTCTGCCAACTCTGGTGCGCTCGCGGGTTCCTCCACGGAAAATGGCAACACGCCTTCGAAACACTCACGCCCCGAGTTTCCCGACGCTCGATTCTTCCCCCCAAATCGCCAGAGATTCATGATAACGTAGCGTCCATGAACAGGCGCATGGCGTATGGGGTTTTCGTATCCATCATTTCTTTGGCGAGCTGCTCGTCGCCCAACAATTCGAACACCAGCTCGTCCACGACCGGATCGGGCGGCTCTGGAGGCTCGGGCGGCGCTGGAGGCGAAGGCGGAGCGCCTCCCTCATCCATCGTATGCGATGCACTCGGCCTACCGTCGAAACCATTTTCCGATGGCCCCACGGGTAGTTATCGACGCGATATCGCGGCCGACTTTTCACTCGAGCTGTTGAACGAAGGCACGTGGCATTTCAAAACACAGTGGAGCGGCTGTGAAAATTACATTTTCATTCCGGATACACTCGTCGTGTCGGCGCTGGATTCCACGAGCATTTGGGAAGACGACATCGATACGTTGATGAAGCGTTCGCCGCCCAACACGCATTACTTTTTCGTATCGCGGGCGCAGACGGATGAAACGGCGAAAACGTCGCTCGAAGCGATGCGAGCGCGGATCGATCAAACATTGACGACCGTGACGGGCGTCGATACGGAAGCTTGGCGCAAGCGACTGCACGTGGTTGCGACGCGTGCGGGAGCAATTGGCGGGTGGGTGCAAGATGTGCTTTCGACGCACGGGCGCGTGGGGTTTGCGATTGACAGGCAGCAGAAAATTCGGGGCGTGGGGTCATTTGCGGATGTGAATCGATTCGATTCGGCGCTGGATCAGGCGATGCAGTGGCCGTGGAAGGCGAACCTTTCGTATGCCGCGTACGAAGCCAAGTTCTTGAATTTCGATGCGGAACAACAAATTCGGCTCGATACGGACGGAGCGACGGTGGTTCCTTTGTGGAATGGCGAAGTGCTCGCGGAGTTTGCCGAAACGGACGTGGCGCTGCCTTCGGCCGACGAAATGGCCAAGTTCGATACGCTGGAAGTGGAAGTGGAGCAAGGTTGTCCCGAGCCGAAGAACCCGGAATTCGGCAATTGCGGCGCTTGGGATTATCTCGCGTCGCTCGGCGTGCGTGACGAAATGATGCAAAACGTCGAGATTGCGCGGTTCATCACGACGTACCATCGCGAATCGCATTGGGTGGTCGACGTGTCCCCGATGCTGGTGCATTTGCAAAAAGGAGGGATGCACCATTTCCGTTGGGACTTTGCGCCGTCGTGGAACACGCAACCGACGGCGACGAAGTTATCGCTACGTTTCTCGAACAAAAACAAGGGCTTGCGCCCCACGCGCGCCACGTTCCTCTGGTCCGGCGGCACGTTCGATTCGATGTACAACATGTCGCACGCGCCGGCGACGGTGGCGGTGTCTCCAGCGGCAAAGCGCGTCGAGCTGTGGGCGTTGATTACGGGGCACGGGGCCGAAACGGGTCAATGCGCAGAATTCTGCAATCACAAGCACGAATTCACGGTCAATGGCAAGGCGTACGTGAAAGAGCACAAAGAAGCGGGTTCGAAGGACAAATGCGTTCCGGAAGCGGACAAAGGCATGACGCCGAATCAAGGTGGAACGTGGTGGTTCGGCCGAGGTGGGTGGTGTCCGGGGCAAAAGGTGCATCCGTGGATGACGGATGTCACGGCGGACGTGACGCCGGGCATGGACGCGATGATTGGATATCGCGGGCTTTATGGAACGAGCGATCCGCCGGATGCCGCGGGCAACATCAACATGGTGTCGTATTTGGTGGAATACGAATAGGTCAACGGAGCGGAAAAGCGCCGCGGTATTCGCGTTCGACCGCGAGGACGACGGCCGCATCGTCGACGAGGTAATCGGTCGGATGACTTGCGCCCGCTATGATTCGCCCGAGCCAGAACCCGCCTTCGTACAAATCGGAACCAAATTTGGCATTTTGCGCCGCCACTTCGGGTAATCCATACTGCCCGAATTGCGCGAACATCATGTCCTCGAGAGCAAATCGCTTTGGAAAACCAAATCCAGGCGCGTCCTCGTGACTCACGAACACCGGCATGGCGCCATCATCGAGGAGCCCTCGGCGCGCGAGCCACGCGGAATCTTCGAGCTGAGCCCACATCGCAATGCAATCGGTCGAGTAAAAGGTGATCCGGCTTTTTTGCTTCAATGGCAAAATGCTCACCGCGCCATCGACGGTCATCCACGCTTCGGGAAACGTGTCGCCTGGCGCAGGTCGCCCAACCAATGCAGGATCCGCATCCGCGGGACGAACGAGCAAGGTCGCAATCGATTCTTTGGAATTGAGACGCCACGAAGGTTCGTCGCTGGCAAGATCCGCTGGATACGACGTTTCGATCCGCACCGAAGTATCGTGAAACATGGGTTTCAAAAGTCCCTCGAAAAGGTTCCACGGCATTTCGAAGGACACCGTTTGGCCCGGTGGAACGTACTTTTCGGCCAAAAGTCGACCCAGCTCGTCGCGCACGGTGGCCTGGAGGGGCAATGCGCCAGGATTGTGCAACGGTAAACGCGCCGATTCGCCCGCTCGAAAATAGGCACCTCGCGGGGCGTCGAGCTGCGTGACGTGTCCTCCGGGACGCAAGAAATACCTATCGACGTAGAAAAAGTCCGACACGATGAGGTCGCCCGCGACGAACGCGGCGTCGGTGCCCACTGCATTGGTTTGCGCATAACCGGCGAGCCGCGGGACGCCGTCGGTAATTTCATACAAGTACGTTCCTGAAAGCGTCGTGGCGGCGAGCCACGGGCCATCGATGTCCACGGCCACGACGACGCCCGGCGGGTGCACTTCCATTTCAATGGCGAGCGATTCTGACGAAACGACGAGCGCGCCTTGGGAGCCAAGCGCGACGACGGCGCGCGAATCACGCGCGGCAAGGTCGACCGGTGGGCCCGAAAGCGGCATCGACGCGATTTCAGCGGGCACGGCGGACGTCGTATCGATCAGCAAAAGGCCGCGATCCGAAGTGGCCACGACGACGCCCTGCGACGTAGCGTCGACGAATCGCACATTGCCGGCCACGGATGTCTTCGCGAGCTCGGACAAGGTGCCGTCCGGCGCAATGCGAGCGTTCCAGAGGCCTTCGTCGAAGCGAGCGAGCCACAACGTGTCATCCTTGACGAAGATATCCCGGACAAACATTTGTGGACCTGGCAAAGCGGCTGCATCGCGCAATACAGGGATACTGGGATCGGCAATGCTGAACGCGGCGAGCGAATCCGATCGGTCCGAGCCGCAAAAAAGCGATGCTGATGGCTCGTGGATGGCCAACGTCGAACATCGCGGCACGGGATCGGCAGGTTTGTCCAGGGTGAGGACGAGCTGTCCTTCGGCGCCAAGCTGATATGCGGCGAGGCCGTCGAAGCTATTGGCAACGTAAATGCGGTCGCCCATGGGCGCAAGCTCGCCGAGATGCGAGCTGAACGTGGTGTGCTCGAATCGCGCGCGTTCGACGATACCTGGAATGACCCATTCGGGTTCTGGATCCGGCGGGACTACATCGACGTGATCCCCCGATTGTGCGGGCGCGGCGGTGGTGCAAGCGGCGAGCAGGGGCCCGCAAAACAGCATGGTTGCGACCATGGGCGTAGCATACCGTTCGACCATGGATGTCCGCGCTGCGAGGTTTTCGCGCATGGCTCGTCGTCGAGCATTTCGCAGCGACGCACAAGTACGAAAGATCGTGCCGAATGAATGGGCGCGAACGCGATCACGGTCGACGCGCTGAGGTGGCAATCGCGAATCCCGATGGAAGGCGCGTCAAGGCACCTTCGTAATCACGCCGCAGCCGACACGTGCGCCCGCATTGCCCGTCGGTTGCGTCACGAAGTCGTCGGCCTCGGCGTGCACCATGAGCGCTCGTCCGACCACGTGGAACCACCCCGAGCCGTCGCCGATCGACCATAGATCCGTGGACATCGTCAACGTACCTTTTCCGTCGGATCCAATGGTTATGTTGCCAATGTCGCCCAAATGAAATTCGCCCACGCCCCACTTACCGTGGTCTTGCATGTCCGGATTCCAATGGCCCATGGCACCCATTCCGTCCATCGAGCAGTCGCCCATCTCGTGAATATGCACCGCTCGTTCACCCGGCACCGCACCGGCGATGTTCAGCGTCAGCGTGACCTTGCCGTTTTCTCCGACGAACGTCGCCGTTCCCGTCACCGAGCTACCGCTTTGCGGCGCGATGATCGCTTCCGCTTTCACGCTCGCCATCGCACCACCCCCGCCACCTTGGCCACCGCCGCCTTGACCACCGCCACCTTGGCCACCGCCGCCTTGACCACCGCCACCTTGGCCACCTGCGGCGCCCGTGCCAGCCGCACCACCTTGCCCATTCGACGACGTGTCACTCGTCGTTTCGCCATCACAGCCGAGGTTCGTCATGGATGCGACAGCGCAAAACAAGCTTACCCATTTCCAATCACAATGATGCATGCTGTTCCCCCCAAGGTTGGTCCGAGGGTACCACAGCGATGCTACAGTGACAGGGTCAAATTCTCTTGGGCCCGCGTACCGACGGCGGCGGTGCAATCGTTCCCGTCGAAGGCGGAATGGGTGATAGCCCGGAGCTCGAATCTCGGAGAGGCGCGATGACGCGGGTCGACGAAGGTCCACCGAGGTACCCGGGGCTCGATGGTGAGGGTCCTTGAATGAATTGCGTCGACGGGGGCGGAAATGTGAGTCCTCGCGTGGATGTGGGTCCTGCGATTGCCTGGTTTTGCTCGAGCGCTCGTTTGGCTTCGGCGCGAGTGGATTCGAGCACGTCGAAGTAGCCAAAAATGTCGTGTTCGATTTCCGTTGGCATGCCGATGGTTCGTTCGATTTCCGCGATGACGTCTTGGCGCAGCTCGTTCAGCATGTGCAAGGTTTCGCCGAGCAAGGTCATTGCATGTTTTCGCGTCCCTGCATTGATTTCGGCGCGCTGGGCGAGCGTGGTGGCGATTCGTTCGCCCGCGTAGACGAATCCCATCGCCCAATCGTAGAGGGTTTTTCCACCTGCAAGCGGAATCCGTAGCAGGTCTTCCACGATGCTCGGGACATTTTGCCTGCGCACCTCGGCCGCCGCGGCTTGTTCCGGATATGCGTCACGTAGTCGGTCGGTATTCGGAATGAGCGCATGCCGCACACGCTTGACCGCCTCGACGATGGCAGGGTCGACCCCGGGGACTCGCAGGTAAGCCTCGGTCAGGTACCAAATGCCCATGCCGAAGCTATCGACCTCCGCATGGCGCAGCGCGAGCTCTTCGGCAAACGGCTTGCCCCCCGTCAGTGGCGCTGGGAGCGCGAGGATTGCCTTACGCTGCTCTTCCAGGATGCTCTCTTGCGCCTTGCCCACTTGGGTACGCAGGAGTGCATCGCGACGGATCGAGAGCAGGTCTTCGAGGCCGAGCCGAAGGTCGGTGAGGTTCAACAGCGCGTATGTCTGCGGCACGACTGGCGTGGAGGGTAGAAGAGTTTCTCTTGCAACGCAAGTTTTGGGCGTAAGGGGAAATGCTTTCGATGAAAAGGTGCCAACCACTTTTGGCGGGGTAGGAAGCGTTACCCCGGTGAAAAGGTGCCAACCACTTTTGGCGAGGTAGGAAGCGTTACCCCCGTGAAAAGGTGCCAACCACTTTTGGCGAGGTAGGATGCGTTACCCCCGTGAAAGGCGCCGAAAAAACGGTTGCTTTTTTCGTACGCTCACGGGGGTCGGACGCGTTTGTCGAAAGTCAACCTATTTGTTGGCTCGATCCGCCATCACTGACAAGACGTCCCCACCGGGTTTGCCGGGCCAACGTCGCCTGTCTGCGCCGCCGCCATTTCGAACCCGAGGCCCATGCTGATGCCATTGCACTTCTGGTTGGGATCTTGCGTGCCGTCGACCATGATGTCCGATGCTTGCCGGACCTGCTCCAACAGGTTGTCGAACAGCGGATTGCCACATAGCTCGAGCAGCGCGCCGACTTTCTTGATTTCGGCCACGAACTCTTCGGTATCGAGCACGCCGCCTATCATCCCGCCCGTTGCGCTCTTGCGATCCTCGGACATCGTCATCGTGATACGCGCGTTGTACGCGGTCAGCTTGATCGATGTGCTGTCCGTCATCGTCTTCACCGGGACCGAGATGATGAACGTGCCGCTCTTGCCCGCGTCGAACGCCGACCCGGTCAGCGAACAGTCCGGGAAAAGGATCGTCGATGATAGCGGATCCATCGGATCGCTGAGCAGCCCCGGTTCGACCGGCCAAACGTCCGACCCATCCCACTTGGGCGTCATCGGGAGCGACGTGCCGCTCAATAGCTTCATGTTGAACTGAGCAACATCGCCCGTCGGAGGCAGACACAATAGCTTCGCCAGCGTCGTGAACCGCCCGTTCGCAATCCCGTTGTTGATATCCGTTACCCACGTCGGATAAAGCGAAAGAATCGTGGGCAAGAGGTTTTTCCCGAACGAATTGTCGATGCCCATGTCACCGTCGGGATATGCCGTCCCAGGCGAACCGTCCGCGTTCGGCTGACAGACATCCTTCGACAAACCGGTCGACTCCTTGTCATCGAGATTGAAGCCAACCTTTTTCCACTCGCCGCTGTTGCCCTCGCCAAAGAAGAGCTCCTTGACCGCGAGAACCGGCCCTTCGTTGCTCGGACAGGCATCTCCACCGCTGCTGCTGCTACTGCTGCTGCTCGAACTGCTCGAGGAGGAGGACGAAGAGCTGCTGGAGCTGCCGCTGCTCGTGCTGGTCACGTTATCGCTGGGGTCGCCACAACCCGCGACCAATGCGGTCACGAGCGCCACTGCCCAATGGATTCGATGAGTCTTAAGCATTATTTTCCTGCCCTTCTTGGGTAACGGTTACTTCAAGCCCGAGTACGTCGGGGGGCGACGTTCGCCCCCTGAACGATGATAATGAAAAGCCGAGTTTGCTTCAATTGAGCACGGAGTCGCACCCGAAGAGCACTTCGACTTTGGCGTTGACGTCGGCCTGCACCGTCGCGCACGACGCAGGACAGAGGATCAGCTTCGTCGGCGCAAGGTTGCTGTCGTAGTACCAACCAGGCAGATCTTTGCAGTCCGCAAGGTCATCGGCTCGGGGCACGATCTTGGGCTCACCCATTCCGTTCGGCGTATAGGTGAAGTTCACGATGTCCGGAACCAGCTCCATCCCATCCGGAGGCGCCGGAAGCTCGAAATCGCACGCGAGCGTCTCCTTGCGAATCTCGGCGATCGTCGCGGCAAACTCGCTGATGTCCTTCGTGATGTCGTAGGCCTTGGTCGTCCCACCCGCCTCGGCAATCTTGTCGAGGTTGGCGATGGTCGAACCGGCGACACCAATGACGTACGTGCGCACGCCGTTGTAATTACGAGCGCTCGTGGCCAGCGCCGCAATGAGGTCGATTTCGAGCGGTTGACAACCCGTGGGATCGCCATCCGTCGCGAGAACGACGATGACCTTGTGCCCCGGGTGCGAATCTTGGTAGGCCGTGGCCGCCGCAAGCGTCCCCTTCAGCGCTGGCCACGTCGGCGTGCTCGAACCAAGCGGATAGAACGGTATCGAGTTTGTCAGTTCGAACGCGTTGGCAGGCAGAACGCTGATGGGCACATCGAGCGTCGAGTAGCTGGCGGGGTTGCAGACGTCCGGTTTTTGGGCCGGGAAGTAGACCATGCCGGCGCTGATGCCAGCCGATGCCGGATCGTTGAAGAACGTGTTCAGAGCCGACTTCGTCCCTTCCCACTTCGCGCCGCCCATGCTGCCCGAACGATCAATGAGGAAGACGATGTCGACAGGAATGCGCCGCGATTCAGCTTTCGTGGTGGCACACGCGCCCGCATCGCCGCCTGTGCCGCCGGCACCACCGACGGTAAGGCCACCACCCTCGCCCCCCGCACCACCCTCACCGGAGGACGAGCTGCTGCTGCTGGTCTGCCATGGCGTGCCATCCGGAGGGCTTGGCTCGGCGCAGCCCCACCATGCGGCGGCAGTCCAAGTCAGCGTAAGTGATACAAAAAGATGCCAAGTTATTTTCCTAGGACGGTTCATAGGCCGCTCCTCAGTCGTCAATGAAGATGTCGTCGATGTAAGCCCCGGGGAAGACGCTCGAGGAATCGCTTTGGAAGCTGAACCGCAAGCGGATCTTCTGTCCGGCGTAAGCTGAAAGGTCGGCTTGCACGAACTGCCAGCCGAGTGCAAATTGGTGCCCGCCCCATGCAGGCCTGCCCGCAATGACCAGCGGGTACGTCGGCGAAACCGCCTGGACGACCGAGAAGGTCATGCCGCCGTCGGTACTGACCTGCAGATTCACGCCGTCGTACGTCGCACCCTCCGTATCGAGCCACATTCGGAACGACATGAGCGGTCCCAACGATCCGGTGAGGTCAATTTCGGGCGAAGTGGCCGTCGTCCCTACCCACGTCTGGAGGTTGTTGTAATTACCGTCGATTTTCGTCGCAAGGCACTGCGTCCCGATGTAAGCGGCGCCGGGCCCCAGGCCCGTGGGCACGCCGCACTCCCAGTCGCCCGTGAGCGTCCAGTCG is a genomic window of Polyangiaceae bacterium containing:
- a CDS encoding VWA domain-containing protein encodes the protein MNRPRKITWHLFVSLTLTWTAAAWWGCAEPSPPDGTPWQTSSSSSSSGEGGAGGEGGGLTVGGAGGTGGDAGACATTKAESRRIPVDIVFLIDRSGSMGGAKWEGTKSALNTFFNDPASAGISAGMVYFPAQKPDVCNPASYSTLDVPISVLPANAFELTNSIPFYPLGSSTPTWPALKGTLAAATAYQDSHPGHKVIVVLATDGDPTGCQPLEIDLIAALATSARNYNGVRTYVIGVAGSTIANLDKIAEAGGTTKAYDITKDISEFAATIAEIRKETLACDFELPAPPDGMELVPDIVNFTYTPNGMGEPKIVPRADDLADCKDLPGWYYDSNLAPTKLILCPASCATVQADVNAKVEVLFGCDSVLN
- a CDS encoding ankyrin repeat domain-containing protein; the encoded protein is MSAELHRAIDNHDLDTLARLLAAGHDPDELGEGWAPLHNAMGDLEAVALLLRHGANPNVWDRDRYVTPLLTALFGGYRDAALMLLAAGADPNVKNCVGDFPLLMCAERGDLKMAATLLRAGATKTMEESGGCGAGMKALGYAAFRLDIEMIRLLLAWGASITMQDVDRRLPLDLLPERTAENAEKYDLALELLSPKP
- a CDS encoding superoxide dismutase family protein, which produces MASVKAEAIIAPQSGSSVTGTATFVGENGKVTLTLNIAGAVPGERAVHIHEMGDCSMDGMGAMGHWNPDMQDHGKWGVGEFHLGDIGNITIGSDGKGTLTMSTDLWSIGDGSGWFHVVGRALMVHAEADDFVTQPTGNAGARVGCGVITKVP